The following proteins are encoded in a genomic region of Phaeodactylum tricornutum CCAP 1055/1 PHATR_bd_26x34 genomic scaffold, whole genome shotgun sequence:
- a CDS encoding predicted protein, translating into MNVNDFNKDYSDDDSVSVDLSSTGTNTESDRQAKSDERDETKEVQRLAASETAHIRFWRLVVVSLLLISGAVLSTFTYVFLNGEEKDDYVDAYYLFANTVRDITRFRAGNMFEAYQGLGETLTAHATNMNLTFPFVSLPMFEVAGRHTLAQSRNELLFFAPFVAGDRKEEWEQYAVEHQGWLDEGRKIRLEADQTLQEILIYRHWGVTIWQTSPVPFTSSLQNFNVRSFENTEFVMDTMRLLKNSVLTWVEDASRTSGAVWNEKDHDAFHAQFVTSTGSESPHDRPHTSIYTPIFEQLGNRNSNIVGFLAGITAFDAYLADLLPDKPYCIFSYELTGNRALYLGDGDRHETAFNQYEVVVPFNAYRDPELAANTDGHCRYSLHIYPSQQFAQGYKSSLPIVFTSLVAATFFLMALTFLVYDRFVHRRNIKVVNAAARSNAIVSSLFPSNVRDRLFEDAKARSDVNQAAHSRLKTFLHNGDSSDTAITDENAHHSDFFKTKPIAELFPHTTIMFADISGFTAWSSSREPAQVFQLLETLYHSFDETAKKRRVFKVETVGDCYVAVAGLPDPRKDHAVVMARFAKDCMHQMHSLTRKLEVSLGPDTADLSLRIGLHSGPVTAGVLRGERSRFQLFGDTMNTAARMESNGIRGRIQISQETSDLLADAGKTQWFVAREDTIVAKGKGELNTFWLSVGDVGKGRSTTDTTHSSDDVFAPNNYNSSVALDGLMTTSAESDQQVYNLVSNKTSRLIDWNVDVLSRLIKQIVARRKASKVPKKDSSKQYFCPGDNRGAGTTVLDEVTEILALPEFDADAARRQQDPENIELDDSITSQLQQYVSNVSAMYRNNPFHNFEHASHVTMSVVKLLSRIVAPVDVVVSDGKNQKRSFASKLHDHTYGITSDPLTQFACVFSALIHDVDHSGVPNAQLVKENSKIATFYQGKSVAEQNSVDLAWDLLLDDSFKDLRAAIFATDVEKARFRQLVVNSVMATDIMDPDLKAIRNARWEKAFSAFPNMQEDLKDVTNRKATIVIEHLIQASDVAHTMQHWHIYRKWNERLFLELYQAYIAGRAEKSPETFWYKGELGFFDFYIIPLAMKLKECGVFGVSSDEYLNYAMRNRKEWEDRGQEVVREMMEKIKGGT; encoded by the exons ATGAACGTAAACGACTTCAACAAGGACTATTCCGACGATGATTCAGTATCGGTAGACCTATCTTCGACCGGAACAAATACTGAAAGTGATCGGCAGGCCAAGTCCGACGAACGCGACGAAACCAAGGAAGTCCAAAGATTGGCTGCTTCGGAGACGGCACACATTCGTTTCTGGCGTTTGGTGGTTGTGTCTTTGCTACTCATATCAGGTGCCGTGCTTTCAACGTTCACCTACGTTTTCCTTAATGGCGAAGAGAAAGACGACTACGTAGATGCT TACTACCTATTTGCAAACACTGTCCGTGACATTACACGCTTTCGGGCGGGTAATATGTTTGAGGCCTACCAGGGACTAGGAGAAACGTTGACGGCACACGCGACCAACATGAACTTGACCTTTCCGTTTGTCTCGTTGCCGATGTTCGAAGTCGCGGGTCGACATACTTTAGCCCAATCGCGCAACGAACTTCTATTTTTTGCGCCGTTTGTCGCGGGTGACCGAAAAGAGGAATGGGAGCAATATGCTGTTGAGCATCAGGGGTGGCTTGATGAGGGCCGAAAGATTCGACTGGAAGCGGATCAGACCTTACAA GAGATCTTGATCTATCGCCACTGGGGCGTGACTATCTGGCAGACATCTCCTGTTCCTTTCACCTCTTCTCTCCAGAATTTCAACGTGCGGTCGTTTGAAAATACGGAATTTGTCATGGACACCATGCGACTATTGAAAA acTCGGTCTTGACCTGGGTGGAGGACGCGTCACGAACCTCAGGAGCAGTATGGAATGAGAAAGACCACGATGCCTTCCATGCTCAATTTGTAACAAGTACCGGTAGTGAGAGTCCTCATGATCGCCCGCATACATCAATATACACACCAATTTTTGAGCAACTGGGGAATCGCAATTCCAACATTGTCGGATTTCTTGCGGGAATTACAGCTTTTGATGCCTACTTGGCTGATCTGCTCCCCGATAAA CCATATTGCATATTCTCCTACGAATTGACCGGAAACCGCGCGTTGTATCTCGGAGACGGTGATCGACACGAAACCGCCTTCAACCAATACGAAGTCGTCGTTCCCTTCAACGCCTATCGAGACCCCGAGCTCGCTGCCAACACGGACGGGCATTGCCGGTACTCTCTACACATCTACCCCAGTCAGCAGTTTGCTCAGGGATACAAGTCCAGCCTTCCCATCGTCTTCACTTCCCTCGTGGCAGCCACCTTCTTCCTCATGGCTCTGACCTTCTTGGTCTACGaccgcttcgtccaccgccgTAACATCAAAGTGGTTAATGCCGCTGCTCGATCTAACGCCATCGTGTCATCGCTGTTCCCTTCTAATGTCCGTGATCGCTTGTTTGAAGATGCCAAGGCAAGAAGCGACGTCAACCAGGCCGCCCACTCTCGTCTCAAGACGTTCCTGCACAATGGTGACTCCTCTGATACCGCCATCACTGACGAGAATGCGCATCACAGTGACTTCTTCAAGACCAAGCCCATTGCTGAGCTGTTTCCCCATACCACCATCATGTTTGCAGATATCAGCGGCTTCACGGCATGGAGCTCGTCTCGAGAGCCGGCACAAGTCTTCCAGCTGCTGGAGACCCTGTACCACTCGTTCGACGAGACGGCCAAGAAGCGTCGTGTCTTCAAAGTCGAGACGGTCGGCGACTGCtacgttgccgttgctggacTGCCCGATCCGCGAAAGGATCATGCCGTAGTCATGGCTCGATTTGCCAAGGACTGCATGCACCAGATGCACTCGCTGACAAGAAAGCTGGAAGTATCTCTAGGCCCGGACACGGCCGACTTGTCCCTACGAATTGGGTTACACAGCGGACCTGTGACTGCCGGTGTCCTGCGCGGGGAGCGGTCTCGTTTTCAGCTCTTTGGAGACACCATGAACACGGCAGCAAGGATGGAAAGCAACGGAATTCGCGGTCGCATTCAGATCTCGCAGGAGACGTCCGATCTGCTTGCAGATGCTGGCAAGACCCAGTGGTTCGTTGCACGCGAGGATACGATTGTGGCCAAGGGAAAGGGCGAGCTCAACACGTTCTGGCTTTCAGTGGGAGATGTGGGTAAGGGGAGGTCGACAACCGACACAACGCACAGTAGCGACGATGTTTTTGCGCCCAACAACTACAACAGCTCTGTAGCGTTGGATGGTCTGATGACGACCAGTGCCGAGTCAGATCAGCAGGTCTACAACCTCGTTTCGAATAAGACCTCGCGTCTCATCGACTGGAACGTCGATGTACTATCGCGATTGATCAAACAAATCGTGGCGCGTCGCAAGGCCTCCAAGGTACCAAAGAAGGACTCGTCCAAGCAATACTTCTGTCCCGGCGACAACCGAGGAGCCGGGACCACGGTCCTGGACGAGGTGACGGAGATTCTGGCTCTGCCGGAGTTCGACGCGGATGCTGCTCGTCGCCAGCAGGATCCTGAGAACATCGAGCTAGATGACAGTATCACGTCACAGCTGCAGCAGTACGTGTCCAATGTGTCTGCCATGTACCGGAACAACCCCTTCCACAACTTTGAGCACGCCTCGCACGTGACCATGTCAGTGGTGAAGCTGTTGTCCCGTATTGTGGCTCCCGTGGATGTGGTGGTGTCGGACGGGAAGAACCAGAAGCGGTCCTTCGCCTCCAAGCTACACGATCACACGTACGGCATCACGTCGGATCCTCTGACTCAGTTTGCTTGCGTCTTTTCGGCACTCATTCATGACGTCGACCACAGTGGAGTTCCCAACGCGCAGCTAGTGAAGGAGAACAGTAAGATTGCTACATTCTACCAGGGGAAAAGTGTTGCCGAGCAGAACTCCGTGGATCTAGCTTGGGACCTGTTGCTAGACGACAGCTTCAAAGACCTACGAGCCGCCATCTTTGCCACGGACGTGGAGAAGGCCCGGTTCCGACAGCTGGTAGTCAACTCCGTCATGGCAACGGATATCATGGACCCGGATCTCAAGGCTATTCGTAACGCACGCTGGGAGAAGGCCTTTTCAGCCTTCCCTAATATGCAGGAAGACCTGAAAGACGTGACAAACCGCAAGGCGACGATTGTAATCGAGCACCTGATCCAGGCCTCCGATGTGGCACACACCATGCAGCACTGGCACATATACCGGAAGTGGAATGAGCGACTGTTCCTGGAGCTCTACCAGGCCTACATAGCCGGTCGAGCAGAAAAGAGCCCGGAAACATTTTGGTACAAGGGCGAGCTGGGCTTTTTCGACTTTTACATCATTCCACTGGCTATGAAGCTGAAGGAATGCGGTGTATTTGGAGTGTCGAGCGACGAGTATCTGAACTACGCGATGCGCAATCGCAAGGAATGGGAAGACCGTGGTCAGGAAGTGGTGCgcgaaatgatggaaaagatCAAAGGTGGGACTTGA
- a CDS encoding predicted protein, which yields MNLRSTRNDFRDDGSVSVDLSSTGTNTESDPQFKPDERDETKEVQRLASSETAHIRFWRLVVVALLLVSGAVLSTFTYVFLNGEEKDDYVDAYFLFANTIRDITRFRAENMFEAFQSLGESITAHAIDQNLTFPFVSLPMFEVAGRHALSQSRTEIVFYTPFVTGDEKEAWERYAWENQGWLEESRKIRLDSDKTLQGTSFIEATIPSQIFESTTETAANVDISPPGRDFYSPIWQSSPVPFFPSLQNFNLRSFENTEFVMKTMRLLKDSVMSWVEDASLISGSVWNEKDHDAFHAQFVTGSPDESTSLRPHATIYNPVHEQLGNRDSEIVGFVTGVIAFDAYLADLLPDTVRGIYSVLRNTCGQQFSYELTGNRAVYLGDGDRHETAFNQYEVVVPFNAYRDPELAANTDGHCRYSLHIYPSQQFAQGYKSSLPIVFTSLVAATFFLMALTFLVYDRFVHRRNIKVVNAAARSNAIVSSLFPSNVRDRLFEDAKARSDVNQAAHSRLKTFLHNGDSSDTAITDDNAHHSDFFKTKPIAELFPHTTIMFADISGFTAWSSSREPAQVFQLLETLYHSFDETAKKRRVFKVETVGDCYVAVAGLPDPRKDHAVVMARFAKDCMHQMHSLTRKLEVSLGPDTADLSLRIGLHSGPVTAGVLRGERSRFQLFGDTMNTAARMESNGIRGRIQISQETSDLLADAGKTQWFVAREDTIVAKGKGELNTFWLSVGDVGKGRSTTDTTHSSDDVFAPNNYNSSVALDGLMTTSAESDQQVYNLVSNKTSRLIDWNVDVLSRLIKQIVARRKASKVPKKDSSKQYFCPGDNRGAGTTVLDEVTEILALPEFDADAARRQQDPENIELDDSIMSQLQQYVSNVSAMYRNNPFHNFEHASHVTMSVVKLLSRIVAPVDVVVSDGKNQKRSFASKLHDHTYGITSDPLTQFACVFSALIHDVDHSGVPNAQLVKENSKIATFYQGKSVAEQNSVDLAWDLLLDDSFKDLRAAIFATDVEKARFRQLVVNSVMATDIMDPDLKAIRNARWEKAFSASPNMQEDLKDMTNRKATIVIEHLIQASDVAHTMQHWHIYRKWNERLFLELYQAYIAGRAEKSPETFWYKGELGFFDFYIIPLAMKLKECGVFGVSSDEYLNYAMRNRKEWEDRGQEVVREMMEKIKGRVKRY from the exons ATGAATCTACGCAGCACCCGCAACGATTTTCGTGACGATGGTTCAGTATCAGTAGACTTATCCTCTACGGGAACCAATACCGAAAGTGACCCACAGTTCAAGCCCGACGAACGCGACGAAACCAAGGAAGTCCAAAGATTGGCTTCCTCTGAGACGGCACACATTCGTTTCTGGCGCCTGGTAGTTGTGGCTTTGCTGCTCGTATCAGGTGCCGTGCTTTCGACGTTCACCTACGTTTTCCTTAATGGCGAAGAGAAGGACGACTATGTCGATGCG TATTTCTTGTTTGCGAACACCATCCGTGATATTACCCGTTTTCGGGCCGAAAACATGTTTGAGGCCTTTCAGTCATTGGGGGAGTCGATTACAGCTCACGCGATCGACCAGAATTTGACTTTTCCGTTTGTCTCTTTGCCCATGTTCGAAGTCGCGGGCCGCCACGCCCTATCGCAGTCGCGCACCGAAATTGTCTTTTACACTCCGTTCGTAACAGGGGATGAAAAGGAGGCGTGGGAGCGGTATGCATGGGAGAACCAAGGTTGGCTTGAAGAGAGTCGCAAGATCAGACTAGATAGTGACAAAACGTTGCAAGGAACCTCCTTTATCGAAGCAACTATTCCCTCTCAGATCTTTGAAAGTACAACAGAAACAGCTGCGAACGTGGATATTTCTCCTCCAGGTCGGGACTTTTATTCGCCGATTTGGCAGAGTTCACCCGTGCCATTCTTTCCGTCTCTTCAAAATTTTAACCTTCGATCATTTGAAAACACTGAATTCGTCATGAAAACCATGCGGCTGCTAAAAG ACTCTGTCATGTCATGGGTTGAAGATGCATCACTGATTTCGGGGTCTGTGTGGAATGAAAAAGATCATGACGCGTTTCACGCTCAGTTCGTTACAGGCAGCCCGGATGAGAGCACCTCATTACGACCCCATGCAACCATTTACAACCCAGTACACGAGCAGCTCGGGAACCGCGACTCTGAAATTGTGGGCTTCGTAACGGGTGTCATTGCCTTTGACGCATACTTGGCTGATCTACTCCCCGATACAGTCAGAGGCATTTACTCAGTGTTGAGGAACACATGTGGACAACA ATTTTCCTACGAGCTAACCGGAAATCGCGCTGTGTACCTTGGCGACGGTGATCGACACGAAACCGCCTTCAACCAATACGAAGTCGTCGTTCCCTTCAACGCCTATCGAGACCCCGAGCTCGCTGCCAACACGGACGGGCATTGCCGGTACTCTCTACACATCTACCCCAGTCAGCAGTTTGCTCAGGGATACAAGTCCAGCCTTCCCATCGTCTTCACTTCCCTCGTGGCAGCCACCTTCTTCCTCATGGCTCTGACCTTCTTGGTCTACGaccgcttcgtccaccgccgTAACATCAAAGTGGTTAATGCCGCTGCTCGATCTAACGCTATCGTATCATCGCTGTTCCCTTCTAATGTCCGTGATCGCTTGTTTGAAGATGCCAAGGCAAGAAGCGACGTCAACCAGGCCGCCCACTCTCGTCTCAAGACGTTCCTGCACAATGGTGACTCCTCTGATACCGCCATCACTGACGACAATGCGCATCACAGTGACTTCTTCAAGACCAAGCCCATTGCTGAGCTGTTTCCCCATACCACCATCATGTTTGCAGATATCAGCGGCTTCACGGCATGGAGCTCGTCTCGAGAGCCGGCACAAGTCTTCCAGCTGCTGGAGACCCTGTACCACTCGTTCGACGAGACGGCCAAGAAGCGTCGTGTCTTCAAAGTCGAGACGGTCGGCGACTGCtacgttgccgttgctggacTGCCCGATCCGCGAAAGGATCATGCCGTAGTCATGGCTCGATTTGCCAAGGACTGCATGCACCAGATGCACTCGCTGACAAGAAAGCTGGAAGTATCTCTAGGCCCGGACACGGCCGACTTGTCCCTACGAATTGGGTTACACAGCGGACCCGTGACTGCCGGTGTCCTGCGCGGGGAGCGGTCTCGTTTTCAGCTCTTTGGAGACACCATGAACACGGCAGCAAGGATGGAAAGCAACGGAATTCGCGGCCGCATTCAAATCTCGCAGGAGACGTCCGATCTGCTTGCAGATGCTGGCAAGACCCAGTGGTTCGTTGCACGCGAGGATACGATTGTGGCCAAGGGAAAGGGCGAGCTCAACACGTTCTGGCTTTCAGTGGGAGATGTGGGTAAGGGGAGGTCGACAACCGACACAACGCACAGTAGCGACGATGTTTTTGCGCCCAACAACTACAACAGCTCTGTAGCGTTGGATGGTCTGATGACGACCAGTGCCGAGTCAGATCAGCAGGTCTACAACCTCGTTTCGAATAAGACCTCGCGTCTCATCGACTGGAACGTCGATGTACTATCGCGATTGATCAAACAAATCGTGGCGCGTCGCAAGGCCTCCAAGGTACCAAAGAAGGACTCGTCCAAGCAATACTTCTGTCCCGGCGACAACCGAGGAGCCGGGACCACGGTCCTGGACGAGGTGACGGAGATTCTGGCTCTGCCGGAGTTCGACGCGGACGCTGCTCGTCGCCAGCAGGATCCTGAGAACATCGAGCTAGATGACAGTATCATGTCACAGCTGCAGCAGTACGTGTCCAATGTGTCTGCCATGTACCGGAACAACCCCTTCCACAACTTTGAGCACGCCTCGCACGTGACCATGTCAGTGGTAAAGCTGTTGTCCCGTATTGTGGCTCCCGTGGATGTGGTGGTGTCGGACGGGAAGAACCAGAAGCGGTCCTTCGCCTCCAAGCTACACGATCACACGTACGGCATCACGTCGGATCCTCTGACTCAGTTTGCTTGCGTCTTTTCGGCACTCATTCATGACGTCGACCACAGTGGAGTTCCCAACGCGCAGCTAGTGAAGGAGAACAGTAAGATTGCTACATTCTACCAGGGGAAAAGTGTTGCCGAGCAGAACTCCGTGGATCTAGCTTGGGACCTGTTGCTAGACGACAGCTTCAAAGACCTGCGAGCCGCCATCTTTGCCACGGACGTGGAGAAGGCCCGGTTCCGACAGCTGGTAGTCAACTCAGTCATGGCAACGGATATCATGGACCCGGATCTCAAGGCTATTCGTAACGCACGCTGGGAGAAGGCCTTTTCAGCCTCCCCAAATATGCAGGAAGACCTGAAAGACATGACAAACCGCAAGGCGACGATTGTAATCGAGCACCTGATCCAGGCCTCCGATGTGGCACACACCATGCAGCACTGGCACATATACCGGAAGTGGAATGAGCGACTGTTCCTGGAGCTGTACCAGGCCTACATAGCCGGTCGAGCAGAAAAGAGCCCGGAAACATTTTGGTACAAGGGCGAGCTGGGCTTTTTCGACTTCTACATCATTCCACTGGCTATGAAGCTGAAGGAATGCGGTGTATTTGGAGTGTCGAGCGACGAGTATCTGAACTACGCGATGCGCAATCGCAAGGAATGGGAAGACCGTGGTCAGGAAGTGGTGCgcgaaatgatggaaaagatcaaaggtagggtgaaGCGTTATTGA